The Candidatus Lokiarchaeota archaeon genome has a window encoding:
- a CDS encoding helix-turn-helix domain-containing protein: MPETLEIANDDDILRIASALSSGTRLEILQFLLQKEQDVTRVAKHLGGTEANASAQIKILQEAGLLDCRHEPGQHGLKKISWTAVDEIIMDLTP, from the coding sequence GTGCCAGAAACACTAGAAATAGCCAACGATGACGACATCCTAAGAATAGCAAGCGCACTTTCTTCAGGCACACGCCTAGAAATACTGCAGTTTCTCTTACAGAAAGAACAAGATGTTACAAGGGTTGCAAAACACCTTGGCGGTACAGAGGCCAACGCAAGTGCACAGATAAAAATCCTTCAAGAAGCCGGTCTCCTGGATTGCCGCCATGAGCCCGGTCAACATGGATTAAAGAAAATCTCATGGACCGCGGTTGATGAAATAATCATGGACTTAACACCCTAA